In Sinorhizobium numidicum, the following proteins share a genomic window:
- the thiD gene encoding bifunctional hydroxymethylpyrimidine kinase/phosphomethylpyrimidine kinase — protein MTAIALTIAGSDSGGGAGIQADLKTFSALGVYGASVITAITAQNTKGVSAVEDISPKMVAAQIDAVFSDLDVAAAKVGMVSRSETIAAIADALQRFGRRAVVDPVMVATSGDRLLQPDALEALVKELLPLALVVTPNLAEAALLTGRSVAADEAEMARQAEAILKTGAHSVLVKGGHLKSGEATDLFFDGDGLIRLPAPRVETHNDHGTGCTLSAAIAAGLALGQPLTEAVRTAKTYLHGAIAASDELKVGRGRGPVHHFHRWWRA, from the coding sequence ATGACAGCAATCGCTTTAACCATAGCCGGATCGGATTCGGGCGGCGGCGCCGGCATCCAAGCCGATCTCAAGACCTTTTCGGCGCTCGGCGTTTACGGCGCCAGCGTCATTACTGCGATCACGGCCCAGAACACGAAGGGCGTAAGCGCCGTCGAGGATATCTCTCCGAAAATGGTCGCGGCGCAAATCGATGCCGTGTTTTCCGATCTCGACGTGGCAGCAGCAAAGGTCGGCATGGTCTCGCGCTCGGAGACGATCGCCGCAATAGCCGACGCGTTGCAGCGGTTCGGCAGGCGGGCTGTCGTCGATCCGGTTATGGTGGCGACCTCCGGCGATCGGCTGCTGCAACCGGATGCGCTTGAGGCTTTGGTGAAGGAACTCCTGCCATTGGCGCTCGTCGTCACTCCCAATTTGGCCGAGGCAGCTCTGCTGACCGGTCGCTCGGTCGCCGCGGATGAAGCGGAGATGGCGCGTCAGGCAGAAGCGATCTTGAAAACCGGCGCGCATTCGGTTCTGGTCAAGGGAGGGCATTTGAAGAGCGGCGAGGCTACCGATCTTTTCTTCGACGGCGACGGTCTGATCCGGCTTCCGGCGCCGCGGGTCGAAACGCACAACGATCACGGCACCGGCTGCACGCTCTCAGCCGCGATTGCCGCCGGTCTTGCGCTCGGGCAGCCACTAACGGAGGCAGTGCGCACCGCCAAGACCTATCTGCACGGCGCTATTGCTGCCTCCGACGAGTTGAAGGTGGGGCGAGGGCGGGGACCCGTGCACCACTTCCACCGCTGGTGGCGGGCGTGA